Proteins encoded in a region of the Campylobacter showae CSUNSWCD genome:
- a CDS encoding Na+/H+ antiporter family protein, which produces MLTNPVVISILVMTVLCLLRFNILLSILVSALVAGLIYHGGFAGVGAFFDALTATTSTLITGMKGNLETSLSYILLGALAAAIANTNLTAILINAVSKALAKTSTYFALIIAAIACFSQNLIPVHIAFIPILIPPLLPLMNRLGIDRRAVACALTFGLEAPYVSLSVGFGLIFHGIIKKELANNGVEVQMSEISSVMWIGGLSMLVGLLLAVFVFYRKKRDYAHTKFETSEEQEAQLAASLKMTKKEWAVLGGAVAAFGVQIYTESMPLGALIGLLVMVVFGGIEYRKIDKIMDSGLAMMGFIAFIMLVAAGFGSVLRESGGIEQLVSFASAVAGGKIGGAILMLAIGLLVTMGIGTSFGTIPIIAAIYVPFSLSLGFSPAAIILLVGIAAALGDAGSPASDSTLGPTSGLNADGQHNHIYDTCVPTFIFFNIPLLIGGVIGAMIL; this is translated from the coding sequence ATGCTAACCAACCCCGTCGTAATCAGTATCCTCGTGATGACTGTGCTTTGTTTGTTAAGGTTTAATATCCTGCTTTCCATCCTCGTCTCCGCCCTAGTCGCGGGTCTCATCTATCACGGCGGATTTGCCGGCGTAGGGGCGTTTTTCGACGCGCTAACGGCTACCACATCGACGCTGATAACGGGTATGAAAGGCAACCTAGAAACCTCGCTCAGCTATATCCTGCTCGGCGCTCTCGCAGCCGCGATAGCCAACACAAACCTAACCGCGATCCTCATAAACGCCGTTAGCAAGGCTCTAGCAAAAACTAGCACCTATTTTGCTCTGATAATCGCCGCGATTGCGTGCTTTTCGCAAAATTTGATCCCGGTTCACATCGCTTTTATCCCGATTCTTATCCCGCCGCTTTTGCCGCTGATGAACCGCCTAGGCATCGACCGCCGAGCCGTCGCGTGCGCGCTAACTTTCGGACTAGAGGCGCCGTACGTGAGCCTTAGCGTTGGTTTTGGACTTATTTTTCACGGTATCATCAAAAAAGAGCTCGCAAACAACGGCGTAGAGGTGCAGATGAGCGAGATCTCAAGCGTAATGTGGATCGGTGGCCTTTCTATGCTAGTGGGCTTGCTTTTAGCCGTTTTCGTCTTTTACCGCAAAAAACGCGACTACGCGCACACCAAATTTGAAACGAGCGAAGAGCAAGAGGCGCAGTTGGCCGCAAGCCTAAAAATGACGAAAAAAGAGTGGGCGGTTCTAGGCGGTGCGGTTGCGGCGTTTGGAGTGCAAATTTATACCGAGAGTATGCCTCTTGGCGCGCTTATCGGCCTGCTCGTTATGGTGGTTTTTGGCGGTATCGAGTACCGAAAAATCGACAAAATCATGGACAGCGGTCTAGCGATGATGGGCTTTATCGCATTTATCATGCTCGTTGCCGCGGGCTTTGGCTCGGTTTTGCGCGAGAGCGGCGGTATCGAGCAGTTAGTGAGCTTTGCTAGTGCAGTCGCCGGCGGCAAAATAGGCGGCGCAATACTGATGCTGGCTATCGGCTTGCTCGTTACTATGGGTATCGGCACGAGCTTTGGCACGATACCGATCATCGCGGCGATCTACGTGCCGTTTTCGCTTTCGCTGGGATTTTCTCCGGCGGCTATCATCTTGCTAGTTGGTATCGCGGCGGCTCTGGGCGATGCGGGCAGTCCAGCTAGCGACAGCACGCTAGGGCCTACGAGCGGTCTAAATGCCGACGGCCAGCACAATCATATTTACGATACGTGCGTGCCGACTTTCATCTTCTTTAATATACCGCTACTAATCGGCGGTGTAATAGGCGCGATGATTCTCTAA
- the ilvD gene encoding dihydroxy-acid dehydratase has product MRSDIIKKGYTRAPHRSLLRATGLKDEDFTKPFIGVANSFIEIIPGHFFLNKYAQILKDEIRKNGCVPFEFNCIGVDDGIAMGHSGMLYSLPSREIIANSIETVMNAHALDALVCMPNCDKIVPGMVMGALRVNVPTIFVSGGPMKKGHTKDGRPIDLATAFEAVGKFETKEIDEAELRDIECNACPSGGSCSGMFTANSMNTLCEAMGIALSGNGTILALTPEREELIRQAARRICQIALDEKFKIRNILNGKAIRNALVVDMAMGGSSNTVLHMLAISREAGVNLDIKELNKISQNIAHIAKISPSLPNVHMEDIGRAGGMNAVIKEISRRDNGMLSLDNLTVSGETLGERVQASDIKDESVIHKVENAYSQVGGLAILFGNLAEQGCVIKTAGIVGERKFSGKAVCFNSQDEAIAGISSGKVDKGDVVVIRYEGPRGGPGMQEMLSPTSLIMGRGLGADVALITDGRFSGATRGLSIGHVSPEAAEGGMIGLLQDGDIIDIDVDKYEINVRLSDEEIAERRAKFKPVDKALTSRWLRQYQKLVTNASNGAILEV; this is encoded by the coding sequence TTGAGAAGCGATATAATCAAAAAAGGCTACACAAGAGCCCCACACCGCTCACTTTTACGTGCGACTGGGTTAAAAGACGAGGACTTTACCAAGCCATTTATCGGCGTTGCTAACAGCTTTATAGAGATTATCCCTGGGCACTTTTTCTTAAACAAATACGCTCAAATTTTAAAAGATGAAATTCGCAAAAATGGCTGTGTGCCGTTTGAATTTAACTGCATAGGCGTGGATGATGGCATCGCGATGGGGCACTCTGGGATGCTATATAGCTTGCCAAGCCGCGAGATCATCGCAAACTCTATAGAGACCGTAATGAACGCGCACGCACTTGACGCGCTTGTTTGTATGCCAAACTGTGACAAGATCGTCCCTGGCATGGTTATGGGCGCTTTAAGGGTCAATGTCCCGACCATTTTTGTAAGCGGTGGTCCGATGAAAAAAGGCCACACAAAGGACGGCAGGCCGATAGATCTTGCGACTGCGTTTGAGGCGGTTGGCAAATTTGAGACCAAAGAGATAGACGAAGCCGAGCTAAGAGATATCGAGTGCAATGCATGTCCGAGTGGGGGCAGCTGTAGCGGTATGTTTACGGCAAACTCTATGAACACACTTTGTGAGGCGATGGGTATAGCGCTTTCTGGCAACGGTACTATCCTAGCACTTACCCCAGAGCGCGAGGAGCTCATCAGGCAGGCTGCTCGCAGGATCTGTCAGATCGCCCTTGATGAGAAATTTAAGATAAGAAACATACTAAATGGAAAGGCGATCCGCAACGCACTTGTCGTTGATATGGCGATGGGTGGCAGCAGCAACACCGTCCTTCACATGCTAGCTATCTCAAGAGAGGCTGGGGTAAATTTAGACATAAAAGAGCTAAATAAGATCAGTCAAAACATCGCCCATATCGCTAAGATCAGCCCGAGCTTGCCAAACGTACACATGGAGGATATCGGCAGGGCTGGTGGCATGAATGCGGTGATAAAAGAAATTTCACGCAGAGATAACGGCATGCTAAGCTTAGACAACCTAACAGTTAGCGGCGAAACTTTGGGCGAGCGCGTACAGGCTAGTGACATCAAAGACGAAAGCGTCATCCACAAGGTGGAAAATGCCTATTCGCAGGTTGGCGGACTTGCCATTTTGTTTGGAAATTTAGCCGAGCAAGGCTGTGTCATCAAGACGGCTGGCATCGTTGGCGAGCGTAAATTTAGCGGTAAAGCGGTCTGCTTTAACTCACAAGATGAAGCCATAGCTGGCATCTCAAGCGGTAAAGTCGATAAAGGCGACGTAGTCGTCATCCGCTACGAAGGCCCACGCGGAGGCCCTGGCATGCAAGAGATGCTAAGCCCTACTTCACTCATCATGGGGCGTGGCCTTGGCGCAGACGTAGCGCTCATCACAGATGGTCGCTTTAGTGGGGCGACAAGAGGTCTAAGTATCGGCCACGTAAGCCCAGAAGCTGCTGAAGGCGGCATGATAGGCCTGCTACAAGATGGCGACATCATCGATATAGACGTCGATAAATACGAGATAAACGTTCGCCTAAGCGATGAGGAGATCGCCGAGCGCAGGGCTAAATTTAAACCAGTAGATAAGGCACTAACCTCTCGCTGGCTAAGGCAGTATCAAAAGCTAGTCACAAACGCAAGCAATGGAGCGATATTAGAGGTGTAA
- a CDS encoding CsgG/HfaB family protein, producing MKKSFFNASKIAALALPFLLTGCMSSMSMGSPEAKTTATGSAAGSNVQNANPGLTRCTESMGTVTIYEDRNSDWYSVVTGQYKLTSTIPVLRLLAQQSNCFVVVERSKAFNQMLEERALMESGELRKNSNFKKGQMVAADYTLTPTITFSESNTSGLGGVVGAFFGSVAGAVAGGFSTSDVSTVLTLIENRSGVQLAAAEGSARNTDFAGLGGLFGSKVGGGLGAYANTPEGKVIVAAFTDSMNNLIEAVRNYKMQTVKGGLGAGGAMKVAD from the coding sequence ATGAAAAAATCGTTTTTTAACGCATCGAAGATTGCGGCTTTGGCTCTGCCTTTTCTTTTGACGGGTTGCATGTCGTCGATGAGTATGGGCTCACCTGAGGCTAAAACGACGGCCACTGGCTCAGCTGCGGGCTCAAACGTGCAAAATGCAAACCCCGGACTAACCAGATGTACCGAGTCTATGGGTACGGTTACGATTTATGAGGATAGAAACAGCGACTGGTACTCCGTCGTAACCGGGCAGTACAAGCTAACATCTACTATCCCGGTTCTTAGGCTCCTAGCTCAGCAGTCAAACTGCTTCGTCGTCGTCGAGCGCAGCAAAGCGTTTAACCAAATGCTAGAAGAGCGCGCGTTGATGGAGTCGGGCGAGCTTAGAAAGAACTCGAATTTCAAAAAAGGTCAGATGGTTGCCGCGGACTACACTTTAACTCCTACGATAACATTTAGCGAGAGCAACACTAGCGGTCTAGGCGGTGTCGTAGGCGCATTTTTCGGCTCAGTCGCAGGTGCTGTAGCCGGCGGGTTTAGCACAAGCGACGTAAGTACTGTTCTAACGCTAATCGAAAACCGATCGGGCGTACAGTTAGCGGCAGCCGAGGGAAGCGCTAGAAATACGGACTTTGCAGGACTTGGGGGCTTATTTGGTAGTAAGGTAGGCGGAGGACTTGGGGCCTACGCTAATACGCCTGAAGGTAAGGTTATAGTAGCAGCCTTCACCGACTCGATGAATAACCTAATAGAAGCCGTCAGAAACTACAAAATGCAAACCGTAAAAGGCGGTTTGGGCGCGGGCGGCGCGATGAAAGTAGCGGATTAA
- a CDS encoding MBOAT family O-acyltransferase — protein sequence MLFNSFAFIVFFLPITFGVYFVLNKLKFVQLSIFWLTVASLFFYGYWNFIYIPLILGSITFNFYVGHLLCAHPSRKKLILWAGVAANLALLAYYKYTDFLIENFNGIFGADVPLHHVILPLGISFFTFTQIAFLVDCYHEKVKEPSFLRYALFVTYFPHLLAGPIIHHAEMMPQFANLRLKCINYKNLSIGLFLFSIGLFKKVVVADFFARFALHGFDVYTTLSMSEAWITSLSYTLQLYFDFSGYTDMAIGISYMFNIILPLNFNSPYKALNIQDFWHRWHMTLSRFLRDYIYIPLGGNRRGEYRTYANVFAVFLLGGLWHGAGWMFIIWGALHGFAMMICRFYGAHFRPMNKFLAWFITFNFINITWIFFRARDLDSAMKVLKGMFDFSSVKINFNYLEYISNSLGYNQINFMETPQIAMGTFCAIMGITLLVTIFGRNSNEMAARAKFGFLTALFTAFLLALVFAINSGAQESPFLYFNF from the coding sequence ATGCTTTTTAACTCATTTGCGTTTATAGTTTTTTTCTTACCGATTACTTTTGGAGTTTATTTTGTTTTAAATAAGCTCAAATTCGTTCAACTCAGTATCTTTTGGCTCACGGTCGCTTCGCTATTTTTTTATGGATATTGGAATTTTATTTATATCCCGCTTATTTTAGGTTCGATTACGTTTAACTTCTACGTCGGTCATCTGCTCTGCGCTCACCCATCTCGCAAAAAGCTTATTTTGTGGGCAGGCGTCGCGGCAAATTTAGCCCTACTGGCCTACTACAAATACACCGACTTTCTGATAGAAAATTTTAACGGAATTTTCGGCGCCGACGTACCGCTTCACCACGTTATTTTACCTCTTGGCATCAGCTTTTTTACATTTACGCAAATAGCGTTTCTAGTAGACTGTTATCACGAAAAAGTAAAAGAGCCCAGCTTCCTTCGCTACGCTCTTTTCGTGACGTATTTTCCGCATCTTTTAGCCGGTCCTATCATCCACCACGCCGAGATGATGCCGCAGTTTGCAAATTTACGTTTAAAGTGCATAAACTATAAAAATTTAAGCATCGGACTTTTTTTATTTTCGATCGGGCTTTTTAAAAAAGTCGTAGTGGCAGATTTTTTCGCTAGATTTGCCCTTCATGGTTTTGACGTGTATACGACTCTTAGCATGAGCGAGGCATGGATCACGAGCCTTAGCTACACTTTACAGCTATATTTCGATTTTAGCGGTTACACCGATATGGCGATCGGCATTTCATATATGTTTAACATTATCCTACCGTTAAATTTCAACTCTCCCTACAAAGCGCTAAATATCCAAGACTTTTGGCACAGATGGCATATGACGCTTTCGAGATTTTTACGCGACTACATCTATATCCCACTAGGCGGCAACCGCAGAGGCGAATACCGCACTTACGCCAACGTTTTTGCGGTATTTTTGCTAGGCGGACTTTGGCACGGAGCGGGTTGGATGTTTATCATCTGGGGCGCGCTACACGGGTTTGCGATGATGATTTGTAGATTTTACGGCGCGCATTTTCGCCCGATGAATAAATTTTTAGCTTGGTTTATAACGTTTAATTTTATAAATATCACTTGGATATTTTTCCGCGCCAGAGACCTAGATAGCGCGATGAAAGTGCTAAAAGGCATGTTTGATTTTAGCTCGGTTAAGATAAATTTTAACTACTTAGAGTACATAAGCAACTCTCTGGGATACAATCAAATAAATTTTATGGAAACACCGCAAATAGCCATGGGTACGTTTTGCGCTATTATGGGTATTACGCTTTTGGTTACGATTTTTGGGCGAAACTCGAACGAAATGGCCGCTAGAGCAAAATTTGGCTTTCTTACCGCACTCTTTACGGCATTTTTGCTTGCTTTGGTTTTTGCGATTAACTCCGGCGCGCAGGAGTCGCCGTTTTTGTACTTTAACTTTTAG
- a CDS encoding Txe/YoeB family addiction module toxin, whose protein sequence is MIKAWSDDAWDEFIYWQQNDKKVLKRILELIKDIDRNGYEGIGKPERLTGNLSEYHSRRIDGANRIVYKIENDIIKIIQCGSHYRDK, encoded by the coding sequence ATGATTAAGGCTTGGTCGGACGATGCTTGGGACGAATTTATTTACTGGCAACAAAATGATAAAAAAGTCTTAAAAAGAATTTTAGAGCTCATAAAAGATATCGATAGAAACGGCTATGAAGGCATTGGTAAACCAGAAAGGCTAACGGGTAATCTAAGTGAGTATCATAGTAGACGCATAGACGGTGCAAACAGGATAGTCTACAAAATAGAAAACGACATTATTAAAATCATTCAGTGCGGCTCTCATTATAGAGATAAATAA
- the flgE gene encoding flagellar hook protein FlgE: MMRSLWSGVTGLQAHQIAMDVEGNNIANVNTVGYKYNRANFDDLIYQTSRIATAPQNQHGGVNNMEVGLGTQINSTTRIFKQGSLQTTDKQTDIALQGDGFFMVSSDGGKTTYYTRNGDFSRDSEGNFVDNGGNIVQGWMRDEETGEIDPTRPIGDIKIPVGLTVPARATTNIALKGNLDSGNDVGNKKIPIYRLDQHHGFVDLNNNGVNDVATEQHDENNIGSDRFYVNRNGEQRMTERGADLGVLFNNAGDAYNLRTGQGIWASYADAKTQLLDVGASNTGDISPAKILNITLNGETIVANDIKNISQLASVINERYSKTGVEASVSNGNKLVLTNRNNLGTTANTKNIKMVLNAGNTITSHTGTDPDKTFADTNIITAYQYTYNKTRVSAVHKYDDAVARQVTTTEDLREAMQKDARLWTNYNGTVVGNTGSTPNETTFTNSLASTGTPGPSEKTGNKNDGVEVTVNEHGQFQIRNPRGDASNDNDDTPTADTFMDDHNMNLTVTGLTNAANNVTENVKFTASMAPISGSLSSGDSARVTDGLNMAAHSSSTDLYDSLGTKHNIKMDFVKRGYTENGGTEWTMVIQVAEPNRINQDGEPANVITGYVRFNPDGSLATYSPASITFGAQNGSAIGQHIELKFGTTQTTDGLTSTDNNSSTADISQDGYASGELNGIRIDQSGTLVGSFTNGRSLGLAQVGVAKFANNQGLAGEGGNLFSRTANSGDPIIGAAQTAGRGKISASSLEMSNVDLSRSLTQLIVVQRGFQANSKTITTSDEMLNTLLQLK, translated from the coding sequence ATGATGAGATCACTTTGGTCGGGCGTTACGGGACTGCAAGCTCACCAGATCGCTATGGATGTTGAGGGTAACAACATCGCTAACGTAAACACCGTCGGCTACAAATACAACCGCGCAAATTTCGACGACCTTATCTACCAAACTTCGCGTATCGCCACCGCACCGCAAAATCAACACGGCGGCGTAAATAACATGGAAGTTGGCCTAGGCACGCAGATAAACTCCACTACGAGGATTTTTAAGCAAGGCTCGCTGCAAACCACCGACAAACAAACCGATATCGCGCTTCAGGGCGACGGATTTTTCATGGTGAGCTCGGACGGCGGCAAAACCACCTACTACACCAGAAACGGCGACTTTTCAAGAGATAGCGAAGGTAACTTCGTCGATAACGGCGGCAACATCGTACAAGGCTGGATGAGAGACGAGGAAACGGGAGAGATCGATCCTACTAGACCTATCGGCGATATAAAGATCCCAGTCGGCCTAACCGTGCCTGCGCGCGCTACGACAAACATCGCGCTAAAAGGAAACTTAGACAGCGGTAACGACGTAGGAAATAAAAAGATACCTATCTACCGACTTGATCAACACCACGGTTTCGTTGATTTAAATAATAACGGCGTAAATGACGTAGCAACCGAGCAACATGATGAAAATAATATAGGTTCGGATAGATTCTACGTAAATAGAAACGGTGAACAGAGGATGACGGAGCGCGGAGCCGATCTTGGCGTTTTATTTAATAATGCCGGCGATGCGTATAATTTAAGAACAGGTCAAGGCATATGGGCTAGCTACGCCGATGCTAAAACTCAACTTTTAGATGTCGGTGCAAGCAATACTGGAGACATCAGTCCAGCAAAAATTCTTAACATAACCCTAAATGGAGAGACTATAGTAGCTAATGATATTAAAAACATTAGTCAGCTAGCATCTGTAATAAACGAACGATATAGTAAAACTGGAGTAGAAGCTAGTGTTTCAAATGGAAATAAACTAGTACTTACGAATAGAAATAATTTAGGCACCACAGCAAATACTAAAAATATAAAAATGGTCTTAAATGCAGGAAATACAATTACTTCACATACTGGCACCGACCCGGATAAAACTTTTGCTGATACTAATATAATAACGGCATATCAATATACATACAATAAAACTCGCGTAAGTGCAGTACATAAATACGATGATGCAGTAGCTAGACAAGTAACAACTACCGAGGATCTACGTGAAGCTATGCAAAAAGACGCAAGATTGTGGACGAATTATAATGGTACAGTTGTAGGAAATACTGGATCTACCCCTAATGAAACCACTTTTACAAACTCTTTAGCTTCTACTGGAACCCCTGGTCCGTCAGAAAAAACAGGTAATAAAAACGACGGTGTCGAAGTAACCGTTAATGAACATGGGCAATTTCAGATAAGAAACCCTAGAGGAGATGCATCAAATGACAATGATGATACTCCTACAGCAGATACTTTTATGGATGACCATAATATGAACCTGACAGTTACGGGCTTAACAAATGCCGCCAATAACGTAACCGAAAACGTCAAATTTACCGCATCTATGGCGCCTATTTCAGGATCATTAAGCTCTGGCGACTCTGCAAGAGTTACCGATGGTTTGAATATGGCGGCTCATAGCTCAAGCACCGATCTTTACGATAGCTTAGGTACGAAGCATAATATAAAAATGGACTTCGTAAAACGCGGCTACACAGAAAACGGCGGAACCGAGTGGACGATGGTTATCCAAGTAGCCGAACCGAACCGAATAAATCAAGATGGCGAACCTGCAAACGTGATCACTGGTTACGTGAGATTTAACCCGGACGGCTCGCTAGCGACATATAGCCCGGCTAGCATTACCTTCGGCGCACAAAACGGCTCAGCTATAGGCCAGCACATCGAACTAAAATTCGGCACTACGCAGACCACGGACGGACTAACGAGCACCGATAACAACTCAAGCACCGCAGACATCAGCCAAGACGGCTACGCTAGCGGCGAGCTAAACGGTATCAGGATAGATCAAAGCGGAACGCTCGTGGGATCATTTACGAACGGCCGAAGCCTAGGACTAGCGCAAGTGGGCGTTGCTAAATTTGCAAACAATCAAGGCTTAGCCGGCGAAGGCGGAAACCTCTTCTCGCGCACGGCAAACTCGGGCGATCCGATCATCGGCGCGGCTCAAACTGCCGGACGCGGTAAGATCTCAGCCTCGAGCCTTGAGATGAGCAACGTCGATCTATCTCGCTCGCTAACTCAGCTCATCGTCGTACAGCGTGGCTTCCAAGCTAACTCAAAGACGATCACGACTAGCGACGAAATGCTAAACACGCTGCTTCAATTAAAATAA
- a CDS encoding P-loop ATPase, Sll1717 family, translated as MYNMKKKELKFNDEEIAALFGSEAAEDEKPERLIEYYFKADIYEEIKANLPLRIAVGHKGIGKSAIFQVMRQEFEKDNILTIMLTPDDIEGINESKDDGHNKLVKIWKDELTKIIINKAIDKISTFGKPIKNLKSSIIDTLVDCLKNLKINISQEKNAIAQHFLSDKKIIIFIDDLDRGWEGKRDDIKRISAMLNAIRDISNTNRSINFKISLRTDVYYLYRTNDESTDKVESNVVWVTWDNHGILALLAKRIVTYFGGNVEERELLKLEQTEISNNILSYVFEDRFHGHGKWSNIPIYKLLMSLIRKRPRDLIKLCWLSAKEAKRNNHNKIGTEELNKIFELYSQGRLQDTINEFKSELPTIERLLLNMKPTKYEKNSGEAYQFTDANLNKKVKNIINNMPKFIFANGKEATEKDLCIFMYKINFLTARKKESDGKIIRKYFEENRFLANTHTDFGFDWEIHPSYRWALQPDNILNIFDTLVEYDS; from the coding sequence ATGTACAATATGAAAAAAAAGGAATTAAAATTTAATGATGAAGAAATAGCGGCATTATTCGGAAGTGAAGCTGCAGAGGATGAAAAGCCAGAAAGATTGATAGAATATTACTTTAAGGCAGATATATACGAAGAAATAAAAGCGAATTTACCACTTCGTATAGCTGTTGGACATAAAGGAATTGGAAAATCAGCTATTTTTCAAGTGATGCGACAAGAATTTGAAAAAGATAATATACTAACTATAATGCTAACACCAGATGATATTGAAGGTATAAACGAATCAAAAGATGATGGTCATAATAAATTAGTAAAAATATGGAAAGATGAGCTCACAAAAATCATCATAAATAAAGCCATTGATAAAATTAGTACTTTTGGGAAACCAATAAAAAATTTAAAATCTAGCATAATAGACACTTTGGTGGATTGTTTAAAAAATTTAAAAATTAATATTAGTCAAGAAAAAAATGCAATTGCTCAACATTTTTTAAGTGATAAAAAAATAATTATTTTTATAGATGATTTAGATCGTGGTTGGGAAGGTAAAAGGGATGATATAAAAAGAATTTCAGCTATGCTAAATGCTATTAGAGATATTTCCAATACCAATAGATCTATAAATTTTAAAATAAGCCTTCGTACAGATGTTTATTATTTATATAGAACAAATGATGAGTCTACTGATAAAGTTGAGAGTAATGTAGTGTGGGTTACCTGGGATAATCATGGTATCTTGGCATTACTTGCTAAAAGAATTGTTACGTATTTTGGTGGTAATGTTGAAGAAAGAGAGTTATTAAAATTAGAACAAACTGAAATTTCCAATAATATACTTAGCTATGTATTTGAAGATAGATTTCACGGACACGGAAAGTGGTCCAATATACCAATATACAAATTACTTATGTCTTTAATAAGAAAACGACCACGTGATCTTATTAAACTTTGTTGGCTATCTGCAAAAGAAGCGAAAAGAAATAACCACAATAAAATTGGGACAGAGGAATTAAACAAAATATTTGAACTATATTCACAAGGTAGACTTCAAGATACCATTAATGAATTTAAATCTGAATTACCTACTATTGAAAGATTGCTTCTAAATATGAAACCTACAAAATATGAAAAGAATTCGGGTGAAGCATATCAGTTTACAGATGCAAATTTAAATAAAAAAGTTAAAAATATAATTAACAATATGCCTAAATTTATTTTTGCTAATGGAAAAGAAGCAACAGAAAAAGATCTTTGCATATTTATGTATAAAATTAACTTTTTAACCGCTAGAAAAAAAGAATCTGATGGAAAAATAATAAGAAAGTATTTCGAAGAAAATAGGTTTTTGGCAAATACACATACAGATTTTGGCTTTGATTGGGAAATACATCCATCTTACAGATGGGCACTACAACCAGATAATATTTTGAATATATTTGATACCCTCGTAGAATATGATAGCTAA
- a CDS encoding type II toxin-antitoxin system RelB/DinJ family antitoxin, whose product MASVNIRVNDNDKKAVEQILADIGLTLSSATNAFYKQIIMHRGIPFELKADPFFSQENLKRLEKNAEQMKTTGGQIHEVLND is encoded by the coding sequence ATGGCAAGCGTAAATATTCGCGTAAACGATAACGATAAAAAAGCTGTCGAGCAAATTTTAGCTGATATCGGTCTCACTCTTAGTTCGGCTACGAATGCATTTTATAAACAAATTATAATGCATCGAGGTATACCGTTTGAGCTTAAGGCCGACCCATTTTTTTCGCAAGAAAATTTAAAAAGGCTCGAAAAAAATGCGGAGCAAATGAAAACTACGGGCGGTCAAATTCATGAGGTTTTGAATGATTAA
- the thyX gene encoding FAD-dependent thymidylate synthase, with protein sequence MQVTLLNYTPLNICSHAIRTCWQSFEKGDNGGEKDVELIERVGNKFKHASTLEHLSYNFYIQGISRALLQELARHRVASLSVKSTRYTLKELKKEAKFELGDFERAARFIVLTGDETVDNASIKALENLREILANTTKSLDIVKYCLPECYKTELTWSVNARSLQNFLSLRSSKSALWEIRNLSLKLYESLPQEHKFIFEKCIDIK encoded by the coding sequence ATGCAAGTAACGCTTCTAAATTATACTCCGCTAAATATCTGCTCGCACGCGATCCGTACGTGTTGGCAAAGCTTTGAAAAAGGCGACAATGGCGGTGAAAAAGATGTCGAGCTCATCGAGCGCGTCGGCAATAAATTTAAACACGCCAGCACGCTCGAGCACCTTTCCTACAACTTCTACATCCAAGGCATCTCGCGCGCCCTGCTACAAGAACTAGCCCGTCACCGCGTGGCGAGCCTCAGCGTCAAATCAACGCGCTACACGCTAAAAGAGCTAAAAAAAGAGGCTAAATTTGAGCTTGGCGACTTTGAGCGGGCGGCGAGATTTATTGTATTAACGGGTGACGAAACGGTCGATAACGCAAGCATCAAAGCGCTGGAAAATCTGCGCGAGATCCTCGCAAACACCACAAAAAGCCTCGACATCGTCAAGTACTGCTTACCCGAGTGCTACAAAACCGAGCTCACGTGGAGCGTAAACGCGCGCAGTTTGCAAAATTTCCTCTCGCTACGCAGCTCAAAATCAGCGCTTTGGGAGATCAGAAACCTCTCGCTAAAGCTTTACGAGTCGCTGCCTCAGGAGCATAAATTTATCTTTGAAAAATGTATAGATATAAAATAA